The following are encoded in a window of Castanea sativa cultivar Marrone di Chiusa Pesio chromosome 5, ASM4071231v1 genomic DNA:
- the LOC142636249 gene encoding ABC transporter C family member 8-like isoform X2, which yields MISLGSSVGGFSWICEELYLGSYCLQRTIVDSVNLFFLCAFYLFLLIAIIGKCSTRSIRKDWVLVVVSLCCALSSIVYFSVGLWNLMAKNDELNHMSGLVFFVRGLVWISFTVSLHVQRSKWISNLNSFWWASSFIFISVLNVQILLKTHSIEILDMLPWPINFLLFLCALRNLIHFVSQHNIDNNLNEPLLAKKAEKCQKELGQASFLGKLTFSWINSLLSLGYSKRLALEDIPSLVPEDEAKFAYQKFAHAWDSLLRETNSNNTRNLVLRAIAKVYLKENIFIGICAFLRTIAVVVSPLILYAFVNYANGNERNLDEGLSIVGCLVVTKLVESLSQRHWFFDSRRSGMRMRSALMVAVYQKQLKLSSLGRRRHSTGEVVNYIAVDAYRMGEFPWWFHSSWSFVLQLFLAIGILFWVVGLGALTGLVPLLICGILNVPFANMLQKCQTQFMIAQDERLRSTSEILNNMKIIKLQSWEEKFKNLIESRRENEFKWLAKAQIAKAYGTLLYWMSPTIISSVVFLGCIIFGSAPLNASTIFTVLASLRTMGEPVKMIPEALSSLIQVKVSFDRLNAFLLDDELKNDEIRRIPFQKSDKSLRIQSGNFSWDPEIMIPTLKEVNLEIRWGQKVAICGPVGAGKSSLLYAVLGEIPKISGVVNVFGSIAYVSQNSWIQSGTIRDNILYGKPMDKTRYEKAIKACALDKDINFFNHGDLTEIGQRGLNMSGGQKQRIQLARAVYNDADIYLLDDPFSAVDAHTAAILFNDCVMAALENKTVILVTHQVEFLSEVDKILVMNGGQITQSGSYEELLKAGTAFEQLVNAHRDAITGLGPSNNGTKEESLKLDTVQPVVSQGSNLTKENSDGEIAVKGLTGVQLTAEEETEINDVGWKPFWDYIIVSKGLLLCFLGIVTQAGFVGLQAAATYWLALGIQIPKITSVILIAVYTAISTLSAVFVYLRSFFAAHLGLKASRAFFTGFTNAVFKAPMLFFDSTPVGRILTRASSDLSTLDYDIPFSTIFVVAASIELLTTIGIMAYVTWEVLIVAILAMVAAKYVQGYYQPSARELIRINGTTKAPVMNYAAETSLGVVTIRAFNMADKFFENYLKLIDSDARLFFYSNAAMEWLVLRIEVLQNLTLFTAAFLLVLRPRGFIAPGLVGLSLSYALSLTGTQIFLTRWYSSLSNYIISVERIKQFMHIPSEPPAIVEDMRPLSSWPSKGRIELQALKIRYRPNSPLVLKDITCTFREGARVGVVGRTGSGKTTLISALFRLVEPASGKILVDGLDICSIGLKDLRMKLSIIPQEPTLFKGSVRTNLDPLGLYSDDDIWKALEKCQLKATISSLPNLLDSSVSDEGENWSAGQRQLFCLGRVLLKRNKILVLDEATASIDSATDAVLQRIIRQEFSKCTVITVAHRVPTVIDSDMVVVLSYGKLIEYDEPSKLLETNSSFAKLVAEYWSSSRRNSYQDFNIYQ from the exons ATGATTTCCTTGGGGAGCTCAGTTG GGGGTTTCTCATGGATTTGTGAAGAACTTTATTTGGGTTCTTACTGCCTTCAAAGAACAATTGTAGACAGTGTAAACCTATTCTTCCTCTGTGCTTTCTACCTATTTTTGCTCATAGCTATCATAGGAAAATGTTCTACAAGAAGTATTAGAAAAGATTGGGTCTTGGTGGTAGTTTCACTATGTTGTGCTCTTTCTagcattgtttattttagtGTGGGTTTATGGAATCTCATGGCCAAAAATGATGAACTCAATCATATGAGCGGGTTGGTTTTCTTCGTTAGAGGACTGGTTTGGATCTCTTTTACAGTTTCTTTGCATGTTCAACGGTCCAAATGGATCAGTAATCTAAACTCTTTTTGGTGGGCATcctcttttatatttatttcagTTCTGAATGTCCAAATTCTACTAAAGACACATAGCATTGAAATTTTGGACATGTTACCTTGGCCTATTAACTTTTTGCTTTTCCTCTGTGCTCTTAGGAACCTAATTCACTTTGTTTCTCAGCATAATATAGACAACAATCTAAATGAACCTCTATTAGCCAAAAAGGCTGAAAAATGCCAAAAAGAATTAGGCCAGGCTAGTTTTcttggaaaattaacattttcttgGATTAATAGTTTACTTAGCTTGGGCTACTCCAAACGATTGGCTCTTGAAGACATTCCCTCGCTGGTTCCTGAAGATGAAGccaaatttgcataccaaaagTTTGCTCATGCATGGGATTCTCTTTTAAGGGAAACAAACTCAAACAATACCCGGAACTTGGTTCTTCGGGCCATTGCAAAAGTTTACCTGAAAGAGAACATATTCATAGGCATTTGTGCATTTCTTAGGACAATTGCTGTAGTAGTTTCTCCTCTAATACTCTATGCTTTTGTAAATTACGCAAATGGCAATGAGAGGAACCTGGATGAAGGTCTCTCTATTGTGGGGTGTCTAGTTGTTACCAAGTTAGTTGAGTCTTTGTCTCAAAGGCACTGGTTCTTTGATTCAAGGAGGTCGGGAATGAGGATGAGATCAGCCTTAATGGTGGCAGTCTACCAAAAACAGTTAAAACTTTCTAGTTTGGGAAGGAGAAGGCACTCAACTGGGGAGGTAGTGAATTATATTGCAGTTGATGCTTATAGAATGGGTGAATTTCCATGGTGGTTCCATTCTTCATGGAGCTTTGTACTTCAACTTTTCCTAGCCATTGGCATTCTTTTCTGGGTTGTGGGTCTAGGTGCACTTACAGGCCTAGTTCCTCTTCTCATATGTGGAATCCTTAATGTGCCTTTCGCAAATATGCTACAGAAGTGTCAAACTCAGTTTATGATTGCACAAGATGAGCGATTGAGATCCACTTCCGAGATCCTAAACAATATGAAGATCATAAAGTTGCAATCATGGGAagagaaattcaaaaatttgattgaatCCCGCCGCGAAAATGAGTTCAAATGGTTGGCTAAAGCACAGATTGCAAAGGCTTATGGCACACTGTTGTATTGGATGTCTCCAACCATCATTTCTTCAGTTGTCTTCTTGGGATGTATTATTTTTGGAAGTGCCCCTCTAAATGCTAGCACTATCTTCACAGTTCTTGCATCATTGAGGACTATGGGAGAGCCTGTGAAAATGATACCAGAAgctctttcttctttgatccAAGTGAAGGTATCTTTTGATCGTCTCAATGCTTTTCTACTTGATGATGAgctaaaaaatgatgaaataaggAGAATCCCCTTTCAGAAGTCAGATAAGAGTCTAAGGATACAATCAGGAAATTTCAGTTGGGATCCTGAAATAATGATTCCGACTCTAAAAGAAGTGAACTTGGAAATAAGATGGGGGCAGAAAGTTGCTATCTGTGGGCCAGTTGGAGCTGGGAAATCATCACTTCTATATGCTGTACTAGGGGAGATACCAAAAATTTCCGGAGTA GTTAATGTATTTGGATCCATTGCCTATGTTTCTCAAAATTCTTGGATACAAAGTGGGACTATTCGAGATAACATACTGTATGGAAAGCCTATGGACAAGACTAGATATGAGAAGGCCATAAAAGCATGTGCTTTGGACAAGGACATCAATTTTTTCAACCATGGTGATCTCACAGAAATAGGTCAGAGAGGGCTTAACATGAGTGGGGGACAGAAACAAAGGATTCAACTAGCTCGAGCTGTATATAACGATGCTGATATCTATCTCCTCGATGATCCATTCAGTGCAGTAGATGCTCATACAGCTGCAATTTTATTTAAT GATTGTGTCATGGCTGCTCTTGAAAACAAAACTGTCATTCTAGTGACTCACCAAGTGGAGTTTCTCTCAgaagttgataaaattttg GTTATGAATGGTGGTCAAATTACTCAATCAGGAAGCTATGAGGAGCTCTTGAAAGCTGGGACAGCATTTGAACAGCTTGTGAATGCTCATAGAGATGCAATAACAGGACTGGGTCCTTCAAATAACGGAACTAAAGAAGAGTCTCTGAAGTTAGATACGGTTCAGCCAGTGGTGTCTCAAGGGTCTAACCTCACTAAGGAAAATAGTGACGGGGAGATTGCTGTGAAGGGTCTAACAGGAGTACAACTAACAGCAGAAGAAGAAACAGAGATTAATGATGTTGGATGGAAGCCATTCTGGGATTATATCATTGTCTCAAAGGGATTGCTTCTTTGTTTCTTAGGCATAGTAACTCAGGCTGGTTTTGTTGGTCTTCAGGCCGCTGCAACATATTGGCTAGCTCTGGGCATTCAAATTCCTAAAATCACTAGTGTCATTTTGATTGCAGTCTACACTGCAATTTCAACACTCAGCGCTGTCTTTGTCTACCTAAGGTCTTTCTTTGCAGCCCATCTTGGATTAAAAGCTTCCAGAGCTTTTTTTACCGGATTTACCAATGCTGTCTTTAAAGCTCCCATGTTATTCTTTGACTCAACCCCTGTTGGCCGGATTTTGACTCGA GCTTCATCAGATTTGAGTACTTTGGATTACGACATACCTTTCTCCACAATATTTGTAGTGGCAGCAAGTATTGAACTTCTGACTACAATAGGGATTATGGCTTATGTCACATGGGAAGTTCTTATTGTAGCCATTCTTGCTATGGTAGCTGCAAAATATGTTCAG GGGTATTATCAACCCTCTGCGAGGGAACTAATAAGGATAAATGGAACTACAAAAGCACCGGTTATGAATTATGCAGCTGAGACTTCACTTGGAGTGGTCACTATTAGAGCTTTTAACATGGCGGACAAGTTTTTTGAGAACTATCTAAAGCTCATTGATTCTGATGCTCGGCTTTTCTTCTATTCAAATGCAGCCATGGAGTGGTTAGTTTTAAGAATAGAAGTACTTCAGAATTTGACCCTCTTCACTGCAGCTTTCCTTCTTGTGTTGCGTCCCAGGGGTTTTATAGCTCCAG GACTTGTGggactctctctttcttatgCTCTATCACTAACAGGAACCCAAATTTTTCTGACTCGATGGTATAGCAGCTTATCAAACTACATCATCTCAGTTGAACGGATCAAACAATTCATGCACATACCATCAGAGCCTCCGGCTATTGTGGAGGACATGAGGCCACTGTCTTCATGGCCTTCAAAGGGTAGGATAGAGTTGCAAGCTTTGAAG ATAAGATATCGTCCAAATTCTCCATTAGTTCTCAAGGATATCACCTGCACTTTCAGAGAAGGGGCTAGAGTCGGAGTTGTGGGAAGAACAGGAAGTGGAAAAACTACACTTATTAGTGCTTTATTTCGTTTAGTAGAGCCTGCAAGCGGGAAAATTCTTGTAGATGGGCTTGACATATGCTCCATTGGTTTGAAGGATTTAAGGATGAAACTCAGCATCATCCCTCAAGAGCCAACTCTTTTCAAGGGTAGTGTGCGGACTAACTTGGATCCTCTAGGTCTTTACTCTGATGATGATATATGGAAG GCTCTTGAGAAATGTCAGCTTAAGGCAACAATCAGCAGCCTACCTAACCTGCTCGACTCTTCAG TGAGTGATGAAGGTGAAAATTGGAGTGCTGGGCAACGCCAACTCTTCTGCCTCGGTAGAGTCCTCCttaaaaggaataaaattcTAGTTCTTGATGAAGCTACTGCTTCCATTGATTCTGCAACAGATGCCGTTCTACAAAGAATTATCAGGCAGGAATTCTCAAAATGCACGGTGATAACAGTAGCACATAGAGTTCCTACTGTTATTGATAGTGATATGGTCGTGGTCCTCTCTTATG GGAAACTTATAGAATATGATGAGCCTTCGAAGCTTCTTGAGACTAACTCCTCCTTCGCTAAGCTTGTAGCTGAATACTGGTCCAGCAGCAGGAGGAACTCCTACCAGGATTTCAACATATATCAATAA
- the LOC142636249 gene encoding ABC transporter C family member 8-like isoform X1: MNLCCSYSFSFDVYAGGFSWICEELYLGSYCLQRTIVDSVNLFFLCAFYLFLLIAIIGKCSTRSIRKDWVLVVVSLCCALSSIVYFSVGLWNLMAKNDELNHMSGLVFFVRGLVWISFTVSLHVQRSKWISNLNSFWWASSFIFISVLNVQILLKTHSIEILDMLPWPINFLLFLCALRNLIHFVSQHNIDNNLNEPLLAKKAEKCQKELGQASFLGKLTFSWINSLLSLGYSKRLALEDIPSLVPEDEAKFAYQKFAHAWDSLLRETNSNNTRNLVLRAIAKVYLKENIFIGICAFLRTIAVVVSPLILYAFVNYANGNERNLDEGLSIVGCLVVTKLVESLSQRHWFFDSRRSGMRMRSALMVAVYQKQLKLSSLGRRRHSTGEVVNYIAVDAYRMGEFPWWFHSSWSFVLQLFLAIGILFWVVGLGALTGLVPLLICGILNVPFANMLQKCQTQFMIAQDERLRSTSEILNNMKIIKLQSWEEKFKNLIESRRENEFKWLAKAQIAKAYGTLLYWMSPTIISSVVFLGCIIFGSAPLNASTIFTVLASLRTMGEPVKMIPEALSSLIQVKVSFDRLNAFLLDDELKNDEIRRIPFQKSDKSLRIQSGNFSWDPEIMIPTLKEVNLEIRWGQKVAICGPVGAGKSSLLYAVLGEIPKISGVVNVFGSIAYVSQNSWIQSGTIRDNILYGKPMDKTRYEKAIKACALDKDINFFNHGDLTEIGQRGLNMSGGQKQRIQLARAVYNDADIYLLDDPFSAVDAHTAAILFNDCVMAALENKTVILVTHQVEFLSEVDKILVMNGGQITQSGSYEELLKAGTAFEQLVNAHRDAITGLGPSNNGTKEESLKLDTVQPVVSQGSNLTKENSDGEIAVKGLTGVQLTAEEETEINDVGWKPFWDYIIVSKGLLLCFLGIVTQAGFVGLQAAATYWLALGIQIPKITSVILIAVYTAISTLSAVFVYLRSFFAAHLGLKASRAFFTGFTNAVFKAPMLFFDSTPVGRILTRASSDLSTLDYDIPFSTIFVVAASIELLTTIGIMAYVTWEVLIVAILAMVAAKYVQGYYQPSARELIRINGTTKAPVMNYAAETSLGVVTIRAFNMADKFFENYLKLIDSDARLFFYSNAAMEWLVLRIEVLQNLTLFTAAFLLVLRPRGFIAPGLVGLSLSYALSLTGTQIFLTRWYSSLSNYIISVERIKQFMHIPSEPPAIVEDMRPLSSWPSKGRIELQALKIRYRPNSPLVLKDITCTFREGARVGVVGRTGSGKTTLISALFRLVEPASGKILVDGLDICSIGLKDLRMKLSIIPQEPTLFKGSVRTNLDPLGLYSDDDIWKALEKCQLKATISSLPNLLDSSVSDEGENWSAGQRQLFCLGRVLLKRNKILVLDEATASIDSATDAVLQRIIRQEFSKCTVITVAHRVPTVIDSDMVVVLSYGKLIEYDEPSKLLETNSSFAKLVAEYWSSSRRNSYQDFNIYQ; this comes from the exons ATGAATCTTTGTTGTTCTTACAGTTTCTCTTTTGATGTATATGCAGGGGGTTTCTCATGGATTTGTGAAGAACTTTATTTGGGTTCTTACTGCCTTCAAAGAACAATTGTAGACAGTGTAAACCTATTCTTCCTCTGTGCTTTCTACCTATTTTTGCTCATAGCTATCATAGGAAAATGTTCTACAAGAAGTATTAGAAAAGATTGGGTCTTGGTGGTAGTTTCACTATGTTGTGCTCTTTCTagcattgtttattttagtGTGGGTTTATGGAATCTCATGGCCAAAAATGATGAACTCAATCATATGAGCGGGTTGGTTTTCTTCGTTAGAGGACTGGTTTGGATCTCTTTTACAGTTTCTTTGCATGTTCAACGGTCCAAATGGATCAGTAATCTAAACTCTTTTTGGTGGGCATcctcttttatatttatttcagTTCTGAATGTCCAAATTCTACTAAAGACACATAGCATTGAAATTTTGGACATGTTACCTTGGCCTATTAACTTTTTGCTTTTCCTCTGTGCTCTTAGGAACCTAATTCACTTTGTTTCTCAGCATAATATAGACAACAATCTAAATGAACCTCTATTAGCCAAAAAGGCTGAAAAATGCCAAAAAGAATTAGGCCAGGCTAGTTTTcttggaaaattaacattttcttgGATTAATAGTTTACTTAGCTTGGGCTACTCCAAACGATTGGCTCTTGAAGACATTCCCTCGCTGGTTCCTGAAGATGAAGccaaatttgcataccaaaagTTTGCTCATGCATGGGATTCTCTTTTAAGGGAAACAAACTCAAACAATACCCGGAACTTGGTTCTTCGGGCCATTGCAAAAGTTTACCTGAAAGAGAACATATTCATAGGCATTTGTGCATTTCTTAGGACAATTGCTGTAGTAGTTTCTCCTCTAATACTCTATGCTTTTGTAAATTACGCAAATGGCAATGAGAGGAACCTGGATGAAGGTCTCTCTATTGTGGGGTGTCTAGTTGTTACCAAGTTAGTTGAGTCTTTGTCTCAAAGGCACTGGTTCTTTGATTCAAGGAGGTCGGGAATGAGGATGAGATCAGCCTTAATGGTGGCAGTCTACCAAAAACAGTTAAAACTTTCTAGTTTGGGAAGGAGAAGGCACTCAACTGGGGAGGTAGTGAATTATATTGCAGTTGATGCTTATAGAATGGGTGAATTTCCATGGTGGTTCCATTCTTCATGGAGCTTTGTACTTCAACTTTTCCTAGCCATTGGCATTCTTTTCTGGGTTGTGGGTCTAGGTGCACTTACAGGCCTAGTTCCTCTTCTCATATGTGGAATCCTTAATGTGCCTTTCGCAAATATGCTACAGAAGTGTCAAACTCAGTTTATGATTGCACAAGATGAGCGATTGAGATCCACTTCCGAGATCCTAAACAATATGAAGATCATAAAGTTGCAATCATGGGAagagaaattcaaaaatttgattgaatCCCGCCGCGAAAATGAGTTCAAATGGTTGGCTAAAGCACAGATTGCAAAGGCTTATGGCACACTGTTGTATTGGATGTCTCCAACCATCATTTCTTCAGTTGTCTTCTTGGGATGTATTATTTTTGGAAGTGCCCCTCTAAATGCTAGCACTATCTTCACAGTTCTTGCATCATTGAGGACTATGGGAGAGCCTGTGAAAATGATACCAGAAgctctttcttctttgatccAAGTGAAGGTATCTTTTGATCGTCTCAATGCTTTTCTACTTGATGATGAgctaaaaaatgatgaaataaggAGAATCCCCTTTCAGAAGTCAGATAAGAGTCTAAGGATACAATCAGGAAATTTCAGTTGGGATCCTGAAATAATGATTCCGACTCTAAAAGAAGTGAACTTGGAAATAAGATGGGGGCAGAAAGTTGCTATCTGTGGGCCAGTTGGAGCTGGGAAATCATCACTTCTATATGCTGTACTAGGGGAGATACCAAAAATTTCCGGAGTA GTTAATGTATTTGGATCCATTGCCTATGTTTCTCAAAATTCTTGGATACAAAGTGGGACTATTCGAGATAACATACTGTATGGAAAGCCTATGGACAAGACTAGATATGAGAAGGCCATAAAAGCATGTGCTTTGGACAAGGACATCAATTTTTTCAACCATGGTGATCTCACAGAAATAGGTCAGAGAGGGCTTAACATGAGTGGGGGACAGAAACAAAGGATTCAACTAGCTCGAGCTGTATATAACGATGCTGATATCTATCTCCTCGATGATCCATTCAGTGCAGTAGATGCTCATACAGCTGCAATTTTATTTAAT GATTGTGTCATGGCTGCTCTTGAAAACAAAACTGTCATTCTAGTGACTCACCAAGTGGAGTTTCTCTCAgaagttgataaaattttg GTTATGAATGGTGGTCAAATTACTCAATCAGGAAGCTATGAGGAGCTCTTGAAAGCTGGGACAGCATTTGAACAGCTTGTGAATGCTCATAGAGATGCAATAACAGGACTGGGTCCTTCAAATAACGGAACTAAAGAAGAGTCTCTGAAGTTAGATACGGTTCAGCCAGTGGTGTCTCAAGGGTCTAACCTCACTAAGGAAAATAGTGACGGGGAGATTGCTGTGAAGGGTCTAACAGGAGTACAACTAACAGCAGAAGAAGAAACAGAGATTAATGATGTTGGATGGAAGCCATTCTGGGATTATATCATTGTCTCAAAGGGATTGCTTCTTTGTTTCTTAGGCATAGTAACTCAGGCTGGTTTTGTTGGTCTTCAGGCCGCTGCAACATATTGGCTAGCTCTGGGCATTCAAATTCCTAAAATCACTAGTGTCATTTTGATTGCAGTCTACACTGCAATTTCAACACTCAGCGCTGTCTTTGTCTACCTAAGGTCTTTCTTTGCAGCCCATCTTGGATTAAAAGCTTCCAGAGCTTTTTTTACCGGATTTACCAATGCTGTCTTTAAAGCTCCCATGTTATTCTTTGACTCAACCCCTGTTGGCCGGATTTTGACTCGA GCTTCATCAGATTTGAGTACTTTGGATTACGACATACCTTTCTCCACAATATTTGTAGTGGCAGCAAGTATTGAACTTCTGACTACAATAGGGATTATGGCTTATGTCACATGGGAAGTTCTTATTGTAGCCATTCTTGCTATGGTAGCTGCAAAATATGTTCAG GGGTATTATCAACCCTCTGCGAGGGAACTAATAAGGATAAATGGAACTACAAAAGCACCGGTTATGAATTATGCAGCTGAGACTTCACTTGGAGTGGTCACTATTAGAGCTTTTAACATGGCGGACAAGTTTTTTGAGAACTATCTAAAGCTCATTGATTCTGATGCTCGGCTTTTCTTCTATTCAAATGCAGCCATGGAGTGGTTAGTTTTAAGAATAGAAGTACTTCAGAATTTGACCCTCTTCACTGCAGCTTTCCTTCTTGTGTTGCGTCCCAGGGGTTTTATAGCTCCAG GACTTGTGggactctctctttcttatgCTCTATCACTAACAGGAACCCAAATTTTTCTGACTCGATGGTATAGCAGCTTATCAAACTACATCATCTCAGTTGAACGGATCAAACAATTCATGCACATACCATCAGAGCCTCCGGCTATTGTGGAGGACATGAGGCCACTGTCTTCATGGCCTTCAAAGGGTAGGATAGAGTTGCAAGCTTTGAAG ATAAGATATCGTCCAAATTCTCCATTAGTTCTCAAGGATATCACCTGCACTTTCAGAGAAGGGGCTAGAGTCGGAGTTGTGGGAAGAACAGGAAGTGGAAAAACTACACTTATTAGTGCTTTATTTCGTTTAGTAGAGCCTGCAAGCGGGAAAATTCTTGTAGATGGGCTTGACATATGCTCCATTGGTTTGAAGGATTTAAGGATGAAACTCAGCATCATCCCTCAAGAGCCAACTCTTTTCAAGGGTAGTGTGCGGACTAACTTGGATCCTCTAGGTCTTTACTCTGATGATGATATATGGAAG GCTCTTGAGAAATGTCAGCTTAAGGCAACAATCAGCAGCCTACCTAACCTGCTCGACTCTTCAG TGAGTGATGAAGGTGAAAATTGGAGTGCTGGGCAACGCCAACTCTTCTGCCTCGGTAGAGTCCTCCttaaaaggaataaaattcTAGTTCTTGATGAAGCTACTGCTTCCATTGATTCTGCAACAGATGCCGTTCTACAAAGAATTATCAGGCAGGAATTCTCAAAATGCACGGTGATAACAGTAGCACATAGAGTTCCTACTGTTATTGATAGTGATATGGTCGTGGTCCTCTCTTATG GGAAACTTATAGAATATGATGAGCCTTCGAAGCTTCTTGAGACTAACTCCTCCTTCGCTAAGCTTGTAGCTGAATACTGGTCCAGCAGCAGGAGGAACTCCTACCAGGATTTCAACATATATCAATAA